One window of Aspergillus oryzae RIB40 DNA, chromosome 3 genomic DNA carries:
- a CDS encoding uncharacterized protein (predicted protein) yields the protein MSSIRDKRKQPSSHTGGIPYAKRSRPSYAEDDDEDEMAPTVTPYERPRNHPIYGQKSAFPGLDTAGDDELFYGPAEDGLEYLRMVRSEANSLPFLFTAPQPTDPPVEETKQSETEQDLNEPQPEEEKKKTDIAQEGFYADGVYVAAPLTTSKTQPDTTEPAQSDAQSSYYNLLHHRFLLLRSILKCTPPSTAIAALDESHPISLPRRSRDARKEWRRLLLAVDPQTVQLACMDMDSVLGVLEVMAKLMSENIRSGDAERVRRIGAWAWGLLGKCRDVGQLASEEVGEIRDLGKRAAKILRKMREEDEKKRSAEADGNVSSGESDDENPADDQPRVEEETKENAEAPSDPAGEALDHDMPDAEQEPPAEELEMAKARLQAKIEQGDGSKSTEPEAQEDESKTEVNAVEVVMQTRAMLDMIITVVGEYYGQRDLLSDREPWNESTTLF from the exons ATGTCCAGCATACGCGATAAGCGCAAACAACCCAGTTCTCATACTGGCGGGATCCCCTACGCAAAGCGATCCCGTCCTTCTTACGCagaagacgacgatgaagacgagatgGCACCAACCGTAACTCCGTACGAACGTCCTCGGAACCACCCGATCTACGGACAGAAGAGCGCTTTTCCCGGTCTCGACACAGCCGGCGACGATGAACTATTCTACGGTCCAGCAGAGGACGGCTTGGAATATCTTCGCATGGTCCG GTCAGAGGCGAATTCACTACCCTTTCTGTTTACCGCGCCTCAACCTACAGATCCGCCCGTCGAGGAGACCAAGCAAAGTGAAACCGAACAGGACCTAAACGAACCTCAGcccgaagaagagaagaagaaaacagatATCGCCCAGGAAGGTTTCTACGCGGATGGGGTATACGTCGCGGCTCCCCTAACTACCTCGAAGACACAACCAGATACCACCGAACCAGCACAATCGGATGCGCAATCGAGCTATTACAATCTTCTACACCACcgcttcttgctcctccGGTCTATATTAAAATGCACGCCACCGTCGACCGCTATAGCGGCACTGGACGAGTCGCATCCGATAAGTCTGCCGCGACGCTCGAGAGATGCGCGCAAGGAGTGGCGACGTCTCCTGTTGGCGGTGGACCCGCAGACGGTGCAGTTAGCGTGCATGGACATGGATAGTGTGCTGGGGGTGCTGGAAGTTATGGCGAAGCTGATGTCGGAGAATATACGGAGTGGAGATGCGGAGCGTGTTCGACGGATCGGTgcttgggcttggggtcTACTGGGCAAGTGTCGCGATGTCGGACAGTTGGCGTCTGAGGAGGTGGGTGAGATTCGGGACTTGGGGAAACGTGCTGCGAAGATCTTGCGGAAAATGcgggaggaggatgagaagaagcgcTCGGCTGAGGCGGATGGGAATGTGTCGAGTGGAgagtcggatgatgagaatccaGCTGATGACCAGCCTCgtgtggaggaggaaacgaaggagaatgcgGAGGCGCCCAGTGATcctgctggagaagctctcGACCACGACATGCCAGACGCGGAACAAGAGCCTCCTGCCGAAGAGCTAGAAATGGCTAAAGCAAGGCTACAGGCTAAGATTGAGCAAGGCGATGGATCTAAATCGACCGAACCCGAGGCTCAGGAGGATGAGTCCAAGACTGAGGTTAATGCCGTCGAAGTCGTCATGCAAACCCGGGCCATGCTGGATATGATTATTACGGTTGTCGGAGAGTACTATGGCCAGCGTGATTTACTATCGGACCGAGAACCGTGGAACGAGTCGACGACTTTGTTTTAA
- the dps1 gene encoding putative aspartyl-tRNA synthetase Dps1 (Aspartyl-tRNA synthetase) yields the protein MADSELPTRPKPEETPAAAPAEGAEQSKSASKNAAKKAAKEKAKAEKAAARAAQEKAQAAAAEANDTAKDLYGKIPESEDVLPTTKFDDITDDHYEKEITVVARVDNARVQSAKLAFLMLRQQGKKVQAVIAAAEPISRQMVKYTGGLNVNSIVQVTGVVKKPQVPIASATLNNHELHIRKVYTIAEAAQQLPMQVKDAERPPPETTEEGNEVDADGVPIVTLKTRLDNRVLDLQTETSQAITWISSGVAELFAEYMIKSGSRWIFTPKLVSSATEGGSNVFEVKYFKRNGYLAQSPQLYKQMCIAGDMESVFEIAPVFRAEDSNTHRHLTEFSGLDFEKTFHGHYHEVLDFAEDLLVFILTQLKERYKDQIAVIQKSYPKAGDFKLPKDGKALRLNYMDGVALLKEAGVDVSEQERFENDFSTAMEKQLGQIIREKYDTDFYVLDKFPMAVRPFYTKADPKDARFSNSYDFFMRGEEIMSGAQRINDVNELMESMRAKGINPDQEGFEDYLNAFRQGCPPHAGGGLGLNRIVMFFLGLPNVRLATLFPRDPQRLRP from the exons ATGGCGGACTCCGAATTGCCCACTCGCCCTAAGCCCGAGGAGACCCCCGCCGCGGCCCCCGCGGAGGGTGCGGAGCAGAGCAAGAGCGCCAGCAAGAACgctgcgaagaaggccgcaaaggagaaggccaaggccgagaAAGCTGCTGCGCGCGCCGCCCAGGAGAAGGCTCAGGCCGCCGCTGCTGAGGCCAACGACACCGCAAAGGATCTCTACGGCAAGATCCCCGAATCCGAAGACGTCCTCCCCACCACGAAGTTCGATGATATTACCGATGACCACTACGAGAAGGAGATCACCGTGGTCGCTCGTGTGGACAATGCCCGTGTTCAGAGTGCCAAGCTGGCCTTCCTGATGCTCAGACAGCAGGGCAAGAAGGTGCAGGCTGTTATTGCCGCTGCGGAGCCCATCTCGAGACAGATGGTCAAGTACACCGGTGGACTGAACGTCAACTCCATTGTCCAGGTTACTGGTGTCGTCAAGAAGCCCCAGGTGCCCATTGCCTCGGCTACACTTAACAACCATGAACTGCACATCCGCAAGGTCTACACGATTGCTGAGGCCGCTCAACAGCTTCCTATGCAGGTCAAGGATGCCGAGAGACCGCCTCCGGAGACCACCGAGGAGGGCAACGAGGTTGACGCTGATGGCGTCCCCATCGTCACTCTTAAGACCCGTCTTGACAACCGTGTCCTCGATCTGCAGACTGAGACTAGCCAGGCTATTACTTGGATCTCGAGCGGCGTTGCAGAGTTATTCGCAGAGTACATGATCAAGAGCGGCTCGCGGTGGATCTTCACTCCTAAGCTGGTTTCTTCCGCTACGGAAGGTGGCAGTAACGTTTTCGAGGTCAAGTACTTCAAGAGGAACGGATACTTGGCCCAGAGCCCACAGCTGTACAAGCAGATGTGTATCGCCGGTGACATGGAAAGCGTGTTCGAGATTGCTCCCGTTTTCCGTGCGGAGGACAGCAACACCCACAGACATTTGACTGAG TTCTCCGGTCTTGATTTCGAGAAGACCTTCCACGGCCACTACCATGAGGTCTTGGATTTCGCCGAAgacctcctcgtcttcattcTTACCCAGCTTAAGGAGCGCTACAAGGATCAGATCGCTGTTATCCAGAAGTCCTACCCCAAGGCTGGCGACTTCAAGCTTCCCAAGGACGGCAAGGCCCTGCGCTTGAACTACATGGACGGTGTCGCTCTGTTGAAGGAGGCCGGTGTCGACGTCTCCGAGCAGGAACGATTTGAGAACGACTTCAGCACGGCTATGGAGAAGCAGCTTGGCCAGATCATTCGCGAGAAGTACGACACTGATTTCTACGTCCTGGACAAGTTCCCCATGGCCGTGCGCCCCTTCTACACCAAGGCCGACCCCAAGGATGCCCGCTTCTCCAACTCGTATGACTTCTTCATGCGTGGTGAAGAGATCATGTCCGGTGCCCAGCGTATTAACGACGTCAACGAGCTGATGGAGTCGATGCGCGCCAAGGGCATCAACCCCGACCAGGAGGGCTTTGAGGACTACCTGAATGCTTTCCGCCAAGGCTGCCCTCCCCACGCCGgtggtggtcttggtctGAACCGTATTGTCATGTTCTTCCTGGGTCTGCCCAACGTTCGTTTGGCGACCTTGTTCCCCCGTGACCCTCAGCGTCTGCGCCCGTAA